The proteins below come from a single Prolixibacter sp. NT017 genomic window:
- a CDS encoding nitric-oxide reductase large subunit, with protein sequence MNTKRLWAGFILVMVISFGVLLYYGEEIYRKAPPEPEKVVTQSGETLFSGQDIKNGQNVWQSIGGQELGTVWGHGAYKAPDWTADWLHKEAVFILNKWAETDYGKGYAALNDENKAALKARLKNLIRKNRYDENTGVLTIPDVQAEAVKAISKEYTGLFMDGPQYQKLREDYSIPPGTVKDPERMHEMNAFFFWATWATSTDRPGMEITYTNNWPPEKLIDNKPTSSLIIWTGFSVILLLAGIGLLAWYYASNREEEDFTEVPKVNPLSGQHITPSMRATLKYFWVVSLLILVQIAMGIITAHYGVEGLGFYGLPLDKVLPYSISRTWHLQLAIFWIATSWLATGLFMAPAVSGHEPKYQKLGVNILFIALLVIVVGSLVGQWLGIMQRLGLVENFWFGHQGYEYVDLGRFWQIFLFAGLFIWLFLLGRALWPAITKKSDNRQLLILFLISSIAIAAFYGAGLMWGRQTNLSIAEYWRWWVVHLWVEGFFEVFATVVIAFLFVRMQLIKPKLATATVLFSTIIFLSGGILGTFHHLYFAGTPTAVLAIGATFSALEVVPLVLVGFEAYHNIRMSKASGWIQTYKWPINFFVAVAFWNLVGAGIFGFVINPPIALYYMQGLNTTAVHAHAALFGVYGMLGIGLMLFVLRDMNLQPEWKEKQLKFAFWTLNIGLLLMVLISLLPVGLMQTWASVKYGLWYARSPQFLNHPPMQTLRWLRVIGDTVFTAGAFVLVWFIFGLKTGWSIKKK encoded by the coding sequence ATGAACACAAAACGATTATGGGCAGGATTTATCCTTGTCATGGTAATTTCATTTGGTGTATTACTCTACTACGGTGAAGAAATTTATCGCAAGGCACCTCCCGAACCTGAAAAAGTTGTTACGCAAAGTGGAGAAACTCTTTTTTCCGGCCAGGACATTAAGAATGGGCAAAATGTGTGGCAATCCATTGGTGGACAAGAACTGGGTACCGTTTGGGGACACGGCGCCTACAAAGCGCCTGACTGGACGGCCGATTGGCTACACAAAGAGGCTGTTTTTATTCTGAATAAATGGGCCGAAACCGACTATGGAAAAGGCTATGCCGCTCTGAACGATGAAAACAAAGCGGCACTTAAAGCCCGGCTGAAAAACCTGATAAGGAAAAACCGGTATGATGAAAATACCGGAGTGCTAACCATTCCTGACGTTCAGGCCGAAGCAGTTAAAGCAATCAGCAAAGAATACACCGGTCTGTTTATGGATGGTCCTCAATACCAAAAACTCCGCGAAGATTACAGTATTCCACCCGGAACTGTCAAAGACCCGGAAAGGATGCACGAAATGAATGCTTTCTTTTTCTGGGCTACCTGGGCCACATCGACAGACCGCCCGGGAATGGAAATCACGTATACCAACAACTGGCCGCCCGAAAAACTAATTGACAATAAACCGACCAGTTCATTGATTATCTGGACCGGATTCAGTGTGATACTACTGCTGGCAGGAATTGGTCTGCTTGCCTGGTATTATGCTTCGAATCGCGAGGAAGAAGATTTCACGGAAGTTCCGAAAGTCAATCCCCTCTCGGGACAACACATTACACCCTCGATGCGGGCAACACTGAAATACTTTTGGGTTGTATCCCTCCTCATCCTGGTACAAATTGCCATGGGAATCATCACGGCTCACTATGGTGTGGAAGGATTGGGCTTTTACGGACTCCCCCTCGATAAAGTATTACCGTACAGCATATCCAGAACATGGCACCTGCAGCTGGCTATCTTCTGGATTGCAACTTCCTGGCTGGCTACCGGATTATTCATGGCACCAGCCGTGTCGGGGCACGAGCCGAAATACCAAAAACTCGGTGTTAACATTCTTTTCATTGCGCTGCTGGTAATTGTCGTCGGCTCACTGGTTGGACAATGGCTGGGAATCATGCAACGGCTTGGTCTGGTCGAAAACTTCTGGTTCGGTCACCAGGGATACGAATATGTCGACCTGGGCCGTTTCTGGCAGATATTCCTTTTCGCCGGACTTTTTATCTGGCTCTTTCTGCTGGGACGCGCCCTCTGGCCAGCCATTACCAAGAAATCGGATAACCGACAGCTGCTGATCCTCTTCCTAATCTCGTCTATTGCTATCGCGGCATTCTATGGTGCCGGACTGATGTGGGGACGACAAACCAATCTTTCCATTGCCGAATACTGGCGCTGGTGGGTGGTTCACCTTTGGGTGGAAGGATTCTTCGAAGTATTTGCTACAGTTGTTATTGCTTTCCTTTTTGTCCGCATGCAACTGATCAAACCGAAGCTGGCTACGGCGACGGTGCTGTTCTCCACCATTATTTTCCTCTCAGGAGGTATTCTCGGAACATTCCACCACCTCTATTTCGCCGGAACTCCTACGGCCGTTCTGGCTATTGGAGCGACATTCAGCGCCCTGGAGGTCGTGCCGCTGGTTCTTGTAGGTTTCGAGGCTTATCATAATATCCGAATGAGCAAAGCCAGCGGTTGGATTCAGACCTATAAATGGCCGATTAATTTCTTTGTGGCAGTGGCGTTCTGGAATCTCGTCGGAGCAGGAATCTTTGGATTTGTCATCAATCCTCCCATCGCACTGTATTACATGCAGGGACTAAACACGACGGCGGTTCATGCCCACGCTGCTCTGTTCGGTGTTTACGGCATGCTGGGTATCGGTCTGATGTTGTTCGTTTTGCGTGATATGAATCTTCAACCGGAGTGGAAGGAAAAGCAACTGAAGTTTGCCTTTTGGACACTCAACATCGGGCTGCTGCTGATGGTGCTTATCAGTCTTCTCCCGGTTGGATTGATGCAAACCTGGGCCAGTGTGAAGTACGGTCTTTGGTATGCCCGTTCACCCCAATTCCTGAATCATCCGCCCATGCAAACCCTCCGTTGGTTGCGCGTGATTGGCGACACAGTCTTTACTGCCGGCGCATTTGTCTTGGTATGGTTCATTTTCGGACTAAAAACCGGCTGGTCGATTAAAAAGAAATAA
- the deoC gene encoding deoxyribose-phosphate aldolase, which translates to MTKLKELAKMIDHSILHPTLTDDDLKRECEVAAKYDVASVCVKPYMVKQAVELLKDTGVLVGCVIGFPAGNSTIEVKRFETELACSDGAVEIDMVVNIGKALQGDWDYIRKEIQTVTDECHYHGAIVKVIFETDFVAKEEDIKRLCEICTEAGADYVKTSTGFGFVKGADGKYSYEGATLKNLELMRTYSGPNVKIKAAGGVRTLDQLLAVKEAGCTRCGATATISMLEEAKERFGA; encoded by the coding sequence ATGACGAAACTGAAGGAACTGGCGAAAATGATCGATCACTCCATTTTACACCCCACTTTAACGGATGACGACCTGAAGCGGGAGTGCGAAGTGGCCGCGAAATATGATGTGGCCTCGGTCTGTGTGAAGCCATACATGGTAAAACAAGCTGTTGAATTGCTCAAGGATACCGGTGTACTGGTCGGCTGTGTCATCGGTTTTCCTGCCGGGAATTCCACCATTGAGGTGAAGCGCTTTGAAACTGAACTGGCCTGTTCTGACGGGGCTGTGGAAATTGACATGGTCGTCAATATTGGAAAGGCTTTGCAGGGCGACTGGGATTATATCCGGAAGGAAATCCAGACTGTTACCGATGAATGTCACTACCACGGCGCGATTGTGAAGGTGATTTTCGAAACCGATTTTGTTGCCAAAGAAGAAGACATCAAACGGTTGTGTGAAATTTGTACCGAAGCAGGTGCTGATTACGTGAAGACGTCGACCGGCTTTGGCTTTGTGAAAGGAGCCGATGGAAAATACAGCTATGAAGGGGCAACGTTGAAGAACCTGGAGCTGATGCGAACATATTCCGGGCCGAATGTGAAAATCAAAGCGGCGGGCGGTGTTCGAACACTCGATCAACTGTTAGCAGTGAAGGAAGCCGGCTGTACCCGTTGCGGAGCAACTGCGACGATTTCTATGCTGGAGGAAGCCAAAGAACGGTTTGGAGCCTGA
- a CDS encoding YiiX/YebB-like N1pC/P60 family cysteine hydrolase, with protein sequence MRTTYRFLMYVLTLVFISGWAGCKPTPNGFEIRTGDILFRGAADANLSQAIDKVTQTGKATHFSHMGIAEVAPDGIYVLNSEPKHGVFRQPLDSFLHSDGEKSEVVAYRLKAPFRKFIPEAMKRAEQLLGQPYNYTYILPDTGYYCSEFVYTIFAPDSVFKLNPMTFKNPKTGQFDSTWVAHYQKLDIAVPEGKPGCNPNGMAASDKLERLGEVKLSNVKATN encoded by the coding sequence ATGCGTACCACTTATCGTTTTCTGATGTATGTACTGACGCTCGTATTTATCAGTGGCTGGGCAGGATGCAAACCGACGCCGAATGGCTTTGAAATCCGTACCGGTGATATTCTGTTTCGGGGAGCTGCCGACGCTAATTTGTCTCAGGCCATCGACAAGGTAACGCAAACCGGAAAGGCAACGCATTTTAGCCACATGGGAATTGCCGAAGTGGCGCCGGATGGCATTTATGTGTTGAATTCGGAGCCGAAGCACGGCGTGTTCCGTCAACCGCTCGATTCTTTTTTACATTCTGACGGGGAAAAATCAGAAGTGGTAGCGTACCGGTTGAAAGCTCCGTTCCGGAAGTTCATTCCGGAAGCGATGAAACGGGCAGAGCAATTGCTCGGACAACCTTACAACTACACGTATATTCTTCCGGATACGGGATATTACTGCTCTGAATTTGTGTATACGATATTCGCTCCCGATTCGGTTTTCAAACTGAATCCCATGACTTTTAAGAACCCGAAAACCGGGCAATTCGATTCGACCTGGGTAGCTCATTATCAAAAACTGGACATTGCTGTTCCGGAAGGAAAACCCGGTTGCAACCCAAACGGAATGGCCGCTTCTGATAAACTGGAACGATTGGGTGAGGTTAAACTAAGCAATGTAAAAGCAACTAACTAA
- the yccS gene encoding YccS family putative transporter, with protein MWQELKNKIWYESVRQTFWRYPDRLMAMKATIAMALLSVPFVLTGYAYFGVTLALGALAGALAETDDHPKGRIKALVLTVLSFALSSASVEILRPTPWLFAVGLAGSTVLFILLGGLGERYRGVSFGAVLIAIYTMLGDSLRPAPYWQPILLPAGALGYGLLSLALLYRHPWRLLEEQLARGYLALSAYLEEKARLFPSNAEKQTTIRHRLALLNIEMVNALERTKEVLNSYADALDDQTELVPYLRRFMLLQSLHERAASSHERYELLSSTPDNQALMEGFGQLLLQLAQATRRLADTLLTGVPYRHPVSLNWIVNALNEQLKQRPESGKQGLSLLLHNLTQSHRSLLNLSDISQRKYIPRLARDTRSLWERLKAQLHWRHPRLRHAVRLSTCFVIGFGLMQWLHIEKGEWILLTSLFVCQPSYSETRRRLFQRILGTFMGVAAGVAIVQILPTQMGQLVLMLLAAFYFFFWLRKRYYIAVIFITMFVLGAFNLLSGKGVAMMGPRMLDTVLGAALAIISVRILWPDWQYKRLPALISEALSKNTAYFKAILKEYRLSEEDDLDYRIARRQAHQADNALAMAWQDMQMEPRKQQRFRQQAFRLTYLNHALLSYLSALGAHRDIQQFIHPEMEEFSANIEEALVEASQMLAGSLKGEPTCHMEPILVRLRERLSEMEDGTNRQQLVLLFNVAEVTDQLLQTSTDISR; from the coding sequence ATGTGGCAAGAGCTAAAAAATAAAATTTGGTACGAATCGGTTCGGCAAACTTTCTGGCGCTATCCCGATCGGCTGATGGCGATGAAAGCTACCATTGCGATGGCCTTACTGTCGGTGCCTTTTGTTCTGACCGGTTATGCCTATTTCGGAGTAACGCTGGCGTTGGGTGCATTGGCAGGAGCTTTAGCCGAAACTGATGACCATCCCAAAGGCCGCATCAAAGCGTTGGTATTGACGGTGCTTAGTTTTGCCTTGTCCAGTGCTTCCGTTGAGATTTTACGTCCCACTCCCTGGTTGTTTGCGGTTGGTTTGGCAGGTTCCACCGTGCTGTTCATTTTGCTTGGTGGCTTAGGCGAGCGTTACCGTGGCGTTAGCTTCGGTGCGGTACTGATTGCCATCTATACGATGCTGGGAGATTCGCTGCGGCCTGCACCTTACTGGCAGCCCATTCTCTTACCAGCGGGTGCGTTAGGGTATGGTTTGCTATCACTGGCATTGTTGTACCGTCATCCCTGGCGGTTACTGGAAGAACAGTTGGCGCGTGGTTATTTAGCCCTTTCTGCGTACCTGGAAGAGAAAGCCCGCCTGTTTCCCAGCAATGCCGAAAAGCAGACGACTATCCGCCATCGGTTGGCTTTGCTGAATATCGAAATGGTGAATGCATTGGAGCGCACCAAGGAGGTGTTGAACAGTTATGCCGATGCCCTGGACGACCAAACGGAACTGGTGCCGTACCTTCGCCGGTTCATGTTGTTGCAGAGTTTGCACGAACGGGCTGCTTCTAGCCATGAGCGGTATGAACTGTTGAGCAGCACCCCGGATAACCAGGCTTTGATGGAAGGCTTCGGGCAGTTGTTGCTGCAACTGGCACAGGCAACCCGGCGATTGGCAGATACACTGCTCACCGGCGTTCCCTACCGGCATCCTGTTTCGCTGAACTGGATTGTCAATGCCCTGAATGAGCAGTTGAAACAGCGCCCCGAATCAGGAAAGCAGGGACTTTCGCTGTTGTTGCATAACCTCACGCAATCGCACCGTTCGCTCCTGAACCTGAGTGATATCTCTCAACGAAAATACATTCCCCGGCTGGCCCGGGATACCCGTTCATTGTGGGAGCGCCTGAAAGCACAGTTGCACTGGCGTCATCCCCGGTTACGCCATGCTGTTCGGCTGAGCACCTGTTTTGTGATTGGCTTCGGATTGATGCAGTGGCTGCATATCGAGAAGGGCGAGTGGATTTTGCTGACCAGCCTATTTGTCTGTCAGCCCAGTTACAGCGAAACCCGTCGTAGGCTGTTTCAGCGTATTCTGGGAACGTTTATGGGCGTGGCAGCCGGGGTAGCGATTGTGCAGATTCTTCCCACACAAATGGGGCAACTGGTTTTGATGCTACTGGCCGCTTTTTACTTCTTCTTCTGGTTACGGAAGCGTTATTACATTGCCGTTATCTTTATCACGATGTTTGTTTTGGGCGCTTTTAATCTCCTGTCGGGAAAAGGCGTTGCCATGATGGGCCCGCGGATGCTGGACACAGTGTTGGGGGCAGCTCTGGCAATTATTTCCGTCAGGATACTCTGGCCCGACTGGCAATACAAGCGGCTACCGGCTTTGATTTCCGAAGCATTGTCGAAAAACACCGCTTATTTCAAAGCCATTCTAAAAGAATACCGTCTGTCGGAAGAAGATGATTTGGACTACCGCATCGCCCGAAGGCAAGCTCACCAGGCAGATAACGCGTTGGCGATGGCGTGGCAGGATATGCAGATGGAACCCCGTAAGCAACAACGTTTCCGGCAGCAGGCCTTCCGGCTCACGTACCTGAATCATGCGTTGCTGTCCTATCTTTCGGCGTTGGGTGCGCACCGCGATATTCAGCAGTTCATTCATCCGGAAATGGAAGAGTTTTCTGCCAACATTGAAGAAGCGCTGGTGGAAGCCAGTCAAATGCTGGCCGGTTCGTTAAAGGGTGAACCCACCTGTCATATGGAGCCCATACTGGTTCGTCTTCGCGAACGGCTTTCCGAGATGGAAGACGGGACCAACCGGCAACAACTGGTTCTGCTGTTCAACGTGGCAGAAGTTACCGACCAGCTGCTACAAACTTCGACTGATATTTCCCGTTAG
- a CDS encoding DUF5700 domain-containing putative Zn-dependent protease → MKIRILFLFTFLLFSASLYAQIIGNNSIDFSGMKPFWQIESSLIKDKEPPPGEWNALFNSPAYQILFAGGFSQKNFEHQLRLALMPSMDSALNKALKKNDQQSEFLEHYLQIKGKEKKLKELQIKLQKEQLIETALSMARSFLPDSFQLDNSLPPVSFAVFENTTTRAPTGIIIDLVFSMDFDSYLPYLLAHEAYHIYRDKIKNAHYPDKDETDYPMVQMLTQLETEGIADLIDKKKFFLKKGLFSNCDWAKSYQYYLDKAPGTIRQLDRYFTQMATVPNSDRKIIQDLIPMNGHPTGYFMANAIMQKMGKRTLIKQTANPFAFFRLYQRVALKDKKHYPPFSSTTMQYLHEMEQKYVPSKNNAPPAPKQPSSPKLMWYEKDKVQYNW, encoded by the coding sequence ATGAAAATTCGAATTCTTTTTCTTTTCACCTTTCTATTGTTCAGTGCATCGCTATACGCCCAAATCATCGGAAATAATTCTATCGATTTCTCGGGAATGAAGCCATTCTGGCAAATCGAATCCTCGTTGATAAAAGATAAAGAACCTCCTCCCGGAGAGTGGAACGCCCTCTTCAATAGCCCGGCTTACCAGATACTATTTGCGGGAGGATTTTCACAAAAGAATTTTGAACATCAATTGCGGCTAGCCCTTATGCCTTCGATGGATTCGGCTCTTAACAAAGCGCTGAAAAAGAATGACCAACAGTCGGAATTCCTGGAACACTACCTGCAAATCAAGGGAAAAGAAAAGAAATTGAAGGAGTTACAAATCAAGTTACAGAAAGAACAGCTCATTGAAACCGCCCTGTCGATGGCCCGGAGTTTCCTGCCCGACAGCTTCCAACTGGACAACTCCTTACCCCCCGTGTCGTTTGCTGTTTTTGAGAACACCACAACGCGTGCACCTACCGGGATTATCATCGACCTGGTATTCAGCATGGATTTTGATTCGTATCTCCCCTATCTGCTGGCCCACGAAGCGTATCATATCTACCGCGACAAAATCAAAAATGCCCATTATCCCGATAAGGATGAAACTGACTACCCGATGGTGCAGATGCTCACCCAACTAGAAACCGAAGGCATTGCCGACCTGATCGATAAAAAGAAGTTTTTCCTCAAGAAGGGATTGTTCTCCAATTGCGACTGGGCTAAGTCCTATCAGTACTACCTGGATAAAGCTCCGGGAACCATTCGTCAGCTTGACAGGTACTTTACCCAAATGGCCACAGTTCCCAACAGCGACCGCAAAATCATACAGGATTTAATTCCCATGAACGGTCATCCCACCGGGTACTTCATGGCCAACGCCATTATGCAAAAGATGGGCAAACGCACGCTAATCAAACAAACGGCCAATCCCTTTGCTTTTTTCCGCCTCTATCAACGGGTTGCCTTGAAGGACAAGAAACACTATCCCCCGTTTTCGTCGACCACCATGCAATACCTTCACGAAATGGAACAAAAATACGTTCCCTCCAAAAACAACGCGCCGCCTGCCCCCAAGCAGCCATCCAGTCCCAAACTAATGTGGTACGAAAAAGATAAGGTGCAGTATAATTGGTGA
- a CDS encoding fumarylacetoacetate hydrolase family protein: protein MKLIRFGERGKEKPGVLIDGERYDCSARFNDWDHTFFQHGGLNLLQKLVDEEGDKLPEVNPHERWASPVARPGAIVCAGLNYGDHAKEADMEVPSEPIIFTKATNTLSGPFDPVVIPPNSIKTDYEIELAIVIGKNALYLKDEAAAFECIAGYTIANDVSEREFQLERGGQWVKGKSSPGFTPLGPFLVTRDDIAEPRNMDLQLTVNNSIRQIGNTQTMIFHPSSLIWYMSQYMKLEAGDVILTGTPPGVGMGMKPPQYLRNGDKVELTIEGLGTQEQVFVDYKP, encoded by the coding sequence ATGAAATTGATTCGTTTTGGAGAGCGGGGCAAAGAAAAGCCGGGCGTCCTGATTGACGGTGAACGGTACGATTGTTCCGCGAGGTTTAATGATTGGGATCACACTTTTTTTCAGCATGGCGGACTCAACCTGTTGCAGAAGCTGGTTGACGAAGAAGGCGATAAGTTGCCCGAAGTGAATCCGCACGAGCGATGGGCGAGTCCGGTGGCCCGTCCCGGAGCTATCGTTTGTGCCGGCCTGAATTATGGGGATCATGCGAAAGAGGCCGATATGGAGGTCCCCTCCGAACCGATCATTTTCACGAAAGCGACCAATACCTTATCAGGACCTTTTGACCCGGTGGTGATCCCACCCAACAGCATCAAGACGGACTACGAAATTGAACTGGCGATTGTCATCGGAAAGAACGCGCTCTATCTGAAAGATGAAGCGGCCGCCTTTGAATGCATTGCCGGATATACCATTGCCAACGATGTGTCGGAAAGGGAATTTCAGCTCGAAAGAGGAGGGCAGTGGGTGAAAGGAAAATCCTCGCCGGGATTCACGCCGTTGGGGCCTTTCCTGGTCACTCGCGACGACATTGCCGAGCCCCGTAACATGGATTTACAACTCACCGTGAATAATAGTATTCGCCAGATAGGGAATACCCAAACGATGATATTTCATCCGTCGAGCCTGATTTGGTACATGTCGCAGTATATGAAGCTGGAGGCTGGTGATGTAATCCTGACCGGAACGCCGCCCGGCGTGGGAATGGGAATGAAACCGCCTCAATACCTGAGAAACGGTGATAAAGTGGAATTGACCATTGAAGGCCTCGGAACACAGGAGCAGGTGTTTGTCGATTACAAGCCGTAA
- a CDS encoding amino acid permease yields MDRNPLFRKKPIALIMKDAAGSGEETHMRRNLSVADLTAFGIAAIVGAGIFSTIGTAAAQGGPAVSLLFVFTAVACGFSAMAYAEFASSIPISGSAYTYAYASFGELVAWIIGWDLIMEYAVGNIAVAISWSGYFTGLVRGLGIHIPEFLSVDYLSAMRGHAEAVKALAGGQTLDQLSFHLQETYLAWMHAPQIGDFRLIADIPALGIVLFISYMVYRGIREAKITSNLLVLLKLLILMVVIGVGAFYVKPDNWSPFAPNGVGGVLKGIAGVFFAYIGFDAISTTAEECKNPRRDLPRSMIYALVITTILYVTLSLVITGMVSYKNLAVSDPLAYVFHKNHLEALSGIIALGAVIAMGSVMLVFQVGQPRIWMSMSRDGLLPPRFSKLHKRFRTPGFATIVAATIVAVPALFMNLTEVTDLTSIGTLFAFVLVSGGILIMNPRGKDKGQGGFRIPYVNSRWFLLPVWAFVLVVMFVSEDIAFSFASLAEVEWPVWIFIVVAVVLTIAAIVRQWSIIPVIGLLINLFLMSELGVTNWLRFVIWLIIGLVLYFSYGTKKSRLRNMDIQETVKES; encoded by the coding sequence ATGGATAGGAATCCCTTGTTTCGCAAAAAACCGATAGCACTCATCATGAAGGATGCTGCCGGGAGCGGAGAAGAGACACACATGCGGCGTAATTTGTCGGTAGCCGACCTAACGGCTTTTGGTATTGCCGCCATTGTAGGAGCCGGAATTTTCAGTACGATTGGTACCGCAGCAGCGCAGGGCGGACCCGCCGTTTCGCTGTTGTTTGTTTTTACGGCGGTGGCCTGTGGTTTCAGTGCCATGGCCTATGCTGAGTTTGCGTCGTCCATTCCCATCAGCGGAAGTGCTTATACGTATGCATATGCCAGCTTTGGCGAACTGGTGGCCTGGATTATCGGCTGGGATTTGATTATGGAATATGCCGTGGGAAACATCGCCGTGGCCATTTCATGGTCGGGTTACTTCACCGGGCTGGTGCGGGGGCTGGGCATTCATATTCCCGAATTTCTGAGTGTCGATTACCTGAGTGCCATGCGCGGTCATGCCGAAGCAGTGAAAGCATTGGCGGGCGGTCAAACGCTCGATCAGTTGAGTTTCCATCTGCAGGAAACCTACCTGGCCTGGATGCATGCACCGCAGATAGGAGACTTCCGTCTGATTGCCGATATCCCGGCGTTGGGCATCGTGCTGTTCATTTCGTACATGGTGTACCGCGGAATTCGTGAAGCGAAGATTACAAGTAACCTGCTTGTTTTGCTGAAGCTGTTGATTCTGATGGTGGTCATCGGCGTCGGTGCTTTCTATGTGAAACCGGACAACTGGAGCCCGTTTGCTCCCAACGGAGTCGGAGGGGTGCTGAAAGGAATTGCGGGTGTCTTTTTCGCCTACATTGGTTTCGATGCGATTTCGACCACGGCCGAAGAGTGTAAGAATCCGCGCCGCGATTTGCCCCGTTCCATGATTTATGCCTTAGTCATTACTACCATATTATATGTAACGCTCAGCCTGGTGATTACCGGGATGGTTTCGTACAAGAACCTGGCCGTGAGTGACCCGTTGGCCTATGTGTTCCATAAAAATCACCTGGAAGCCCTGTCGGGTATTATAGCTTTGGGAGCTGTGATTGCCATGGGAAGTGTAATGCTGGTATTCCAGGTAGGGCAGCCACGCATCTGGATGAGCATGAGCCGTGACGGTTTGCTGCCTCCGCGCTTCTCGAAACTGCACAAACGGTTCCGCACACCGGGATTTGCAACCATTGTTGCTGCGACCATTGTGGCCGTGCCGGCGTTGTTTATGAATCTCACGGAAGTGACCGATTTGACCAGTATCGGAACCTTGTTTGCTTTTGTGCTCGTATCGGGCGGTATTCTGATTATGAACCCGCGTGGAAAAGACAAGGGACAGGGCGGTTTCCGGATTCCTTATGTCAACAGCCGCTGGTTTCTGTTGCCGGTTTGGGCTTTTGTTTTGGTGGTGATGTTCGTTTCGGAAGATATCGCTTTCAGCTTTGCGTCTTTAGCAGAGGTCGAATGGCCTGTCTGGATTTTTATCGTGGTTGCGGTGGTCCTCACCATAGCCGCCATCGTGAGGCAATGGTCCATTATTCCGGTTATCGGGTTGTTGATTAACCTCTTCCTGATGTCGGAACTGGGTGTGACCAACTGGCTGCGCTTTGTGATTTGGTTGATTATCGGTCTGGTACTCTATTTTTCTTACGGAACAAAGAAAAGCCGCTTACGTAACATGGATATTCAGGAAACTGTGAAAGAATCCTGA
- a CDS encoding magnesium transporter CorA family protein, with the protein MIKIFRSFGGYVELPQAEKGCWINVTNPTPDEITALRDQYNMPDDIVKDILDQDERPRLENDDDWSLVILRIPIENQNNGVPFHTVPLGVFMTQDVTITLCSVQNEVLPSHQPSLYREPYQQVNDELNFILKLFLRSATTYLRYLKYINQQTSLIETDLEKSIRNKELTKLLKMEKCLVFFITSLRSNEIVLTKLRNSRRNTLTEINEDLLEDAVIENKQAIDMAQIYSDIQSGMMDAFASVISNNLNVVMKQLTSISIILMIPTLIASLYGMNVPNFMENSAWAFPAILFFSGLAAYIGIVMFRKRKWF; encoded by the coding sequence ATGATTAAAATCTTCAGAAGCTTTGGTGGTTACGTAGAACTACCCCAGGCAGAAAAAGGATGCTGGATTAACGTGACCAATCCCACTCCCGACGAAATTACTGCGCTGCGTGACCAGTACAACATGCCCGATGACATTGTTAAGGATATTCTCGACCAGGACGAGCGTCCGCGTTTGGAAAACGACGACGACTGGTCGCTGGTGATTTTGCGTATCCCCATCGAGAATCAGAACAACGGTGTGCCTTTTCACACGGTTCCGCTGGGTGTTTTCATGACACAGGACGTCACCATCACCCTCTGCTCGGTGCAGAACGAGGTGTTGCCTTCGCACCAACCGTCGCTCTACCGCGAGCCTTACCAGCAGGTGAACGACGAACTGAATTTCATTCTGAAACTGTTCCTGCGGTCGGCTACCACCTATTTACGTTACCTGAAATACATCAATCAGCAGACTTCGTTGATTGAAACGGACCTGGAGAAATCGATCCGGAACAAGGAGTTGACCAAGTTGCTGAAGATGGAGAAATGTTTGGTCTTCTTTATCACCTCCCTCCGCTCAAACGAAATTGTGTTGACCAAGCTGCGAAACTCTCGACGCAATACCCTCACCGAGATTAATGAAGACTTGCTGGAAGACGCGGTGATTGAAAACAAACAGGCCATCGACATGGCGCAAATATACTCCGACATTCAGAGCGGCATGATGGACGCCTTCGCTTCGGTTATCTCCAACAACCTGAACGTGGTGATGAAGCAGCTGACCTCCATCTCCATCATCCTGATGATCCCGACCTTGATTGCGAGCTTGTACGGGATGAACGTACCCAACTTCATGGAGAACTCGGCCTGGGCGTTCCCGGCCATCCTGTTCTTCTCCGGCCTGGCTGCCTACATCGGCATCGTTATGTTCCGGAAACGGAAATGGTTCTAA